The sequence GCAGGATTATTTACGGAAATAAGGCCATCAAGGCCATAAAAAGATAAACTAAGCCATTAATTTCAAACAAACGCACAGGCGCATGCCCGATACTACTTACGAACAAGCGGCCGGTCTCATTGAAGCGGCGGAAAAGATAAGCCACTTACCTGTCCGGGTGACATGGGACGACACCCTGACCGTCGGGGCGGTGCTGCATTTAAGCGAAGCGCAGTGGTCCAGCCAGTTAAGGATTTCAGTCAATCCCAAAAGACCCGACATCCCGTATCTCGTTGGCGTGCAATGCGCGCTGGCTATCCGCTATTATGAACAACGGGAGTCTAAGCACCTGTCCTCCCCGGCAAACTGCCTGGCTAAAACGGTAGCTGAGTTTGTAGCTCTGGGTTACGATGCCGACACTGCCAAAATGTTCGCTGACAAGATGTTGATGGGGCTGGGCAGTCAACTTCGCAGTGCGGCGCCGCTGATAAAGCTATCGGCACACATTCACAAAGACTATCCGGAGTTAAGGGATAGCCAGTTAACGCATTTTTTAGTGGAAAAAGACGCGGGCGAACAGTCTTTAAACATCGAGCCTGCAAAATTCCCTGATTGGCTGTTACACAGTCATCAAGCCATCAATGGGGCTACGGCTCTGGCTTCTGATTACTTGTTTAATCGCACCGATTTTTTTGAACCCTATAAGCACTGTGGCTTTGAAGCCGTCTGTACCGGACTGGTGGGTGACGTGACCGGCAGCAAGGCCGATGCCACCGATAGCGAACTCGTCAACGCGTGGCTCAAGCGCCTGGCTTTAACAGACCGTTTTGAATGGATAACCCCCTCACTATGAAAACCCCTGCCCCTGGCACCGTGTTGATCAAAATTTCCGAATATGATGTGTCGGCCTTGCCGGAAGCCTACCAAGATCGGCATGCGGAAGGGTTTAATGAATACCTTATAAAACACATCACCGAAGAGTCCAGTGTCGATGGTCTATTTCCCAAGGTCAGCATTGATCACGATACGTTGATCGTTACCGAAGACCTCGAGGCAAAAGCACAATCGGAGGCGGGTCTGGACGCCCTGCAGCGCGGCCTTTACCCAAAAGGCCACGCCATTTTTGAAGCGCTGTACGCTCAATACCCCGCCAACCCGATCGTGCTTTACAACCTGGGCATGGTTTACAGCGATGAGGGCAACTTTGCCAACGCTATCGAGCTATTGGCCAACCTGACCCGCATCAAACCGGACTATGTGCATGGCTGGGTTGCGCTTGCCGTTGCCTATCTGCGGCATGGGCAGATCATTGAAGCCAACCAAGCAGCACAAACGGGAGTCAAACTGGCGCCGAGCGATCCGTATGCCCTGAGAACCGCCGGTTATATTGCGTCAAAGCTCAACGAACCCGAAGCCGCTGCCTTGCTGGAAAATGCGGTCAGAGCGGGTCCTAATGACCCTATCGCGTTATTGGCACTGGCGGAAAACTTGTTGGCCATTCATAGCGACGAAGCGATTAAAAAACGGGTAGCGGCGTTGCTGACTCAAGTCATTGAAGCGGCACCCGGTTCGAAAGCGGCCGAGCGTGCTGAGGACATTTTGCGGGGCATTGCCTATGACCAATTCCGCCAAACCAAAGGCCTTAATCAAGCTGCCGTCAACTACTGTCTAAAAGCGCTGGAGACATTCAAAGATATGTCAGACCAGGAGATTTCCGGCGTAGCGCTCGAAACCGCAACGCTCGGGCAAAGCGGATTGGATGTGAACAATCCCAATAAAACCTACCCGCTCAGATCGATACCGGGGAATTACACCGGTCTTAATATCGTTTGCATCATGTATGCTGCGCTGGAACGCATCGCGCCGGGACAGGATGCCGGGTTTGATATTAAGGCTGAGTATGAAGCCGCTTTGAGGATTTTTAACCAAAATGGTTGAATGTCTGTATTGCTCAGTGCTGGATTTACACCCATCGCGCAAGAATCAGGTCAACCAAGCCTTGAAGGAATATTTGTGACATCACGCCTGAAAAATTGAGAAAATCACACAAGGCATAGCCGTTGATGGGAAAGAGCGTTTGAGTAAGGTAAAAGGAAAGATTACAAATACTCCACTGATGTGTATTCTAAATTATGGCCACCAGAGACACATTTACCGTCAGAACTGAACTCGATATCCTTCGTCAGCTCGACCATATTGCCGAATCACTTGACCGGCACTGATCGTGACGAACTGGTTGAAAAGGGTGATGTTATGCGCGAAATGGAAGAACTGATTGACCGGAGTCTAGAAGGTCGAGAGTGAAGCGCGTATGGGCCGAACCAACCAGGCAGGATTTACATTTTCGAATACATTGCTGAAGATAATCCTAAAGCAGCTCGTACCTTATGGACTGAGATCAAGGTAAAATGTAACCCAGCCACAATTGGGTCGTGTCGGTGCCTGAGTAGAAGGAACGCGCTAGCTCGTATTGACTGGTACCCACTACATACTCCCTTATCGCGTGAACAATCAAAATATACAGTTTCTGGCCGATTTTCATACGAAGAGAAAATGGCGGACTGTCTTAATATGACTAACAAATTGAAAACACAGATGATGAACTTGAATGTAACTCGACGTCAAAACAGATTTCGCGTCTAGAATGCTGCTGACAATGACTTTACAAAGTGACATTAGGACAAACTGCCGATAAGCCAGAAAAGGAATAAGAAATGCCGGAGTTAAACAGTCATACCACGGATGGTAAATACGATACCACGATAAATATCATTGGCGGGTTGAGTGATTGCGCTCTTATATATACAGCAATTGATTCCTTTTTTAGTCAGGGCGACTCTATCCGGGATTTGGCATCCAATAGAAATGAATTTAATCTTAGAACTGAAAAAAGCAGGACACGCGTAGAGTTGGCAGTAAGGCGGTCATTTCTTCAGTTCTATAACCAGGAACATAAAGATTTAATTCAGGCTATTTTTCAACATAATTTGCCCTTACCGGAAAGGGAGTTGATTCTATTCTGGCAATTTGCACTCAATAACCGGCTGTTTCGTGAAATTTCATCCCTGGTGTACATCAAGGCATACCTGTCGGGAAGAGCAGGTCTGTCGAAAGATGACATCACGGCCTATCTAAAAGAATTTGTAAGCCATAATAAGGCATTGAAGCTGAACTGGTCTGAAAGCACGATCAATACCTTATCGACAAAATACCTGAATTTAATGACCAAGTTAAACTTCCTTGAAGGCAAAAGAATAAAATCATTTAAGCCAATTAGGCCCACTGCTGAAGCATTGAGTCTTTTTCTCTACTTTGCAAAATTACACGATCCTCATACCAATAATATTTTGAAGAATGAGATGCTACCCCTATCGTTTATTGTTAGCGAGGATATCAGGGACCGGCTTAAGAAACTTTCGTTAAAAGGATTTTTTAATATGGATTTCAATGGTGTTGCATTGAACATCGAGTTAACTCACAGCTATAAAGGAATTTGCGATGTCTTATATAACAAACCATAAACAGCAATTCGAAGACCTTAAGTTTCAAATTGAAAATCAGGATCAACTGAGAAGACAGGCTAACGGCGGAAATAGCATCCTCTTTTCATACCTACCCAATGAGGAGCGTTTGTATATTGAAAAAGCCCGAGAGCTTTACCCGGACAATGTAGCATTCATAGATGTCAGCCAATTGTTTGTAAAGTTTATTGACGTGGAGGGTTGGGATTCATTCAGAGAATATTATCAACAGATGGATTTATCAGCGCATAAAGTTTTTCATGATGAAGATGCACAAGAGCATGATTTATTCGATCAGATCATTAGTGAAATAGAATTCGCCTGTCAAAACAATAAAATTCCGTTCTTAATCAGAACCGGCTGTCTCTATGGCACCGGTATAGAAAACGTTAACATTATGGAGCATCGGGCAGTGATGAACTTGCCGCACCCGTTAGTCATCTTTTACCCGTCCCGTTTTGAAGACGACAATCTGTACTTTATGAATTTTAAATTAGCATCGACATACCGCTGTACTTTGGTGAAATAAGGATTATTTGTGACAAAAATAAATGAAATATTAACGCTGGATCTCCAAGAAGATATCAAGAATGTCATTGACCTTGAAGATCGCTCGGAACTGGAAATTCAGCAGGAAATTGAGTCCTATATAGTCACCGAAGGCATTGGTCGTCACCTTTACGATTTTACTAACCAGTACACCTCAAACATTAAAGAAACGGGTGTTTGGCTATCCGGTTTCTATGGGTCCGGTAAATCCTACTTCGGTAAAATGCTGGGCTACATCATAGATAATCCTATGATTAACGGCACTCCAGCGAGAGAGCGCTTTATACCCCGGATTAAAGGTGTTACTGATGAAAGCCTGATTGAGAATGCGATACGCAAATTGGATTCCAGTAACAATAGGGTTGTCTTTTTAGATATCGCCAAACAAAACACAGATCGTGGCTTGGCATTTACCCTGTTTGCAAATTTGTTGAAAAACCTCGGATTCCGGGATGATATTTATGGTTACATGGAATTTGATCTCTATATTGACGGGAAATACAGCGCTTTCAAAGACAAAGTAAAAGAGCTGGAGGGTAAGGATTGGGAAGCGCTAAAAACCAGCAATAGACAAGTCGCCAAAGTGATGCGGAAAGTCTTTTCGGCCATGGGTTATAGCGAGGCCGACTATAACGATACCTACGCGGTCTACAGCGCTGCCATCAGTGATTTTTCCGCCAGCAAATTTAAGGGCGAGCTCGAAAAATACTTAACGTTTAAAACCGATGAGACCCTGGTATTTGTATTCGATGAAGCCAGCGAAGCGATCAGTCAGAAGAAATTTACGCTGCTTGACCTGGAAGGTATCAGCGAAGCGCTATCCAGCATCAGCCATAAAGTCTGGACCATTGCTATAGCACAGGAAAAGCTCGATGACGTTATCAATAATGCCAATGTTAATCGCAGCCAACTCACCAAAGTCACCGATCGGTTTAAGACAAAAATCCATCTCGAAGCCACAGAAGTGGACGTCATTATCCGCAGTCGCTTACTTCAGAAAAAAGAAACGTATTTCAATCAACTCCTGGATTATTACAAGAAAAACGAAGGCCTTGTTTCAGATGCAACGAATCTGAAGTCATCTTTTCCTACGAAAACGACAACGGCTCAGGAATTTGCGACTTATTATCCGTTTCATAAATATCAGTTTGATATTTTGCAAAAGTTCCTCTTCAGCTCCAACGCCTTAGTGGCAACACAAATTGCTGCGCGGGGCATGATTATTACCACGTTTGATGTACTCAGAAAGCAAATGCGCGATCAGGCGTTGTATGCTTTTACACCTGGGCATGCCATTTGTGTCGAAGCCCAGACA comes from Methylicorpusculum oleiharenae and encodes:
- a CDS encoding tetratricopeptide repeat protein, whose translation is MKTPAPGTVLIKISEYDVSALPEAYQDRHAEGFNEYLIKHITEESSVDGLFPKVSIDHDTLIVTEDLEAKAQSEAGLDALQRGLYPKGHAIFEALYAQYPANPIVLYNLGMVYSDEGNFANAIELLANLTRIKPDYVHGWVALAVAYLRHGQIIEANQAAQTGVKLAPSDPYALRTAGYIASKLNEPEAAALLENAVRAGPNDPIALLALAENLLAIHSDEAIKKRVAALLTQVIEAAPGSKAAERAEDILRGIAYDQFRQTKGLNQAAVNYCLKALETFKDMSDQEISGVALETATLGQSGLDVNNPNKTYPLRSIPGNYTGLNIVCIMYAALERIAPGQDAGFDIKAEYEAALRIFNQNG
- a CDS encoding BrxA family protein, whose product is MPELNSHTTDGKYDTTINIIGGLSDCALIYTAIDSFFSQGDSIRDLASNRNEFNLRTEKSRTRVELAVRRSFLQFYNQEHKDLIQAIFQHNLPLPERELILFWQFALNNRLFREISSLVYIKAYLSGRAGLSKDDITAYLKEFVSHNKALKLNWSESTINTLSTKYLNLMTKLNFLEGKRIKSFKPIRPTAEALSLFLYFAKLHDPHTNNILKNEMLPLSFIVSEDIRDRLKKLSLKGFFNMDFNGVALNIELTHSYKGICDVLYNKP